Part of the Sphingorhabdus pulchriflava genome is shown below.
GAAGATTGCGCAATGTCTGTTGTGTAACTGCGGTGCGTTTTTCGGGAAAGAAATATCCCCGATCCTCCAAAAGGCCGAAAAGATGCCGGATCATGCCATCCAGTTCTTTTTGCGGGGCAGGGGGGGCGATGTCGACTTTGGGTGGGCTGGCCAAACCCTGATGCTTTGACCATTCATAGGCGCACAAAATGACTGCCTGTGCCAGATTGAGCGAACCGAATTCCGGATTGATGGGTACGGTAATAATCTTGCGGGCAGCTGCAACCTCGTCGGTTTCAAGCCCGGATCGCTCTGCACCGAACAGGATAGCGCTGCGACCTTGTGCGGTAACGATTTCGCCCGCAGCTTCCTGCGGTGTGAGCACCGGCTTGGTAACGCCGCGTTTGCGTACGGTGGTTGCGTAGATGTGGCTTATATCGGCAGTGGCTTCGGCAAGCGTATCGAACACTTGCGCCTGTTCTAGGACAATATCTGCTCCGGATGCCGCTGGCCCGGCTGACGGATTCGGCCAGCCATCACGCGGGTTGACGATCCGCATCTGGGTAAGACCGAAATTAAGCATGGCGCGCGCGGCCTTACCGATATTTTCGCCCAGCTGTGGCCGGACGAGAATGATAATCGGCGGCTCGCTCACTTCTTTGCTGCTTCGGCGACGCTACCTGCGAACTCCTCAAAGTCTTTGGCTTCGGCAAATTCCTTGTACACGCTGGCAAAGCGGATATAAGCGACGGTATCCAGGCCTTTGAGCCCTTCCATCACAAATTCACCAATTTTCGCAGATTCAATCTCGGTTTCGCCCAGTGTTTCGAGCTGGCGCTGGATACCCGACACCAGTTTGTCTATTCTGGCTTGATCGATAGGTCGTTTGCGACATGCCACGGCGACCGAACGCTCGAGTTTTTCGCGTTCGAATGGTTCGCGCCGGCCTTCGGTTTTTAGGACTGTCAGTTCGCGCAACTGAATACGTTCAAAGGTCGTGAAGCGTGCGCCACAGCCTTCGCACTGACGCCGTCTGCGAATGGCGGCGCCATCCTCTGTCGGGCGACTGTCTTTTACCTGGCTGTCATCATGTCCGCAAAAGGGGCAACGCATTATTTCTCTTTTTCTTGGTTCTTTTTCTTATTCATGTGGCGGTATGCGACAATTCCCGCTCCGATCACCGCACCGGTTGCGATGCTAACAGGAGCTATCAGGGCCGCTGCTGCACCTAGCGCGGCACCGCCGGCCACTTTCTTTGCGGAATCGGTGTCGGCTAGGTGTTTGCCGGTGTGGAAGGCATCCTTGGTTGCACCCCACAATTCATCCGCAGCCTCTCCGACATAATGCTTTGCTTGATTGGGGAAGCTCTCTTCCGCCAATCGCTCAGGTGTCTTTGCGCCACATTTCGGGCAGAATTTCATGCCGTCGCTGATTTCGGCTGCACATTCATTGCACATCTGGGACATCACTTGTCTCCCTTCATCTCTGTATTAGATGAGTAAGTCACTTGTCCTTTTCAAGTGCGAATATAGCTCAGGACGGATAAATCGGGAAGCGTGCACATAGTGCCTCAGCTTCGGCCTTTATTTTGGCTTCTATCTGGCCGTCACCCGCTTCGCCGTTCTTGCGCAATCCTTCGACCACATCGGCAATCATACGGCCGATTTCACGGAATTCGGCAGGCCCAAAACCGCGCGTCGTGCCTGCCGGAGTGCCGAGACGCAGGCCGGACGTTACGAACGGCTTTTCTGTGTCATAAGGGATGGCGTTCTTGTTGCAGGTAATCGAGGCGCGGTCGAGAGCATGCTCGGCATGCTTGCCCTTCGCCTGTTTCGGGCGCAGGTCGACCAGCATCGAATGGTTGTCGGTTCCGCCCGAAACGATATCAAGGCCCTGCTCTTGCAAGCTGGAAGCCAGCGCGCGGGCATTTTCGACGACATTTGCCGCATAGGTTTTGAACTCGGGCCGCATCGCTTCGGCAAAGCACACCGCCTTGGCCGCAACGACATGCATCAACGGGCCACCCTGCAAACCCGGGAAGATCGCCGAGTTCATCTTTTTCGCAATCGCTTCGTCATTCGACAGGATCACGCCCGAACGTGGGCCACGGAGCGACTTGTGCGTTGTGGTTGTCACGACATGTGCGTGCGGAATGGGCGAGGGGTGGGCACCGCCTGCGACGAGTCCCGAAATGTGCGACATGTCGACCAGCAGGAGTGCGCCGACTTCATCGGCAATTGCACGAAAGGCCGCCCAGTCCCAGATACGTGAGTAGGCCGTACCGCCAGCGATAATGAGCTTCGGCTTGTTTTCATGAGCGATGCGCGCGACCTCTTCCATATCGACGCGGCAGTCATCACGGCGCACGCCATAGGCGACGGGATTGAACCATTTGCCCGACATGTTGACGGGGCTGCCATGGGTCAGGTGGCCACCGGCGGCAAGATCAAGCCCCATGAAGGTGTCGCCTGGTTGCAAAAGGCCAAGGAACACCGCTTGATTCATCTGGCTGCCCGAATTCGGCTGCACATTGGCAAAGCCGCAACCGAACAGCTTCTTGGCACGCTCGATCGCGATGGTTTCGATCTCATCTACATATTCGCAGCCGCCATAATAGCGTTTGCCCGGATAGCCTTCGGCATATTTATTGGTGAGCACCGAACCAGTTGCCTCCAGCACCGCGCGCGAGGTGATGTTTTCCGAAGCGATCAGTTCGATCTTTTCCTGCTGGCGCTGCAGTTCCTTGTCAATCCAGCCGGCGATTTCGGGATCGCGTTCGGCAAGGCTTTGGGTGAAGAAACCATCAGGCTGGATATCATTGGCGGCGGTGGCAGTCATACGGGATCCTTCGTAAAGGCGGGATTGGATAGCTTGCCGACGCGGCGCGCATGGCGTTCACCGGCAAAAGGGGTGGCGAGGAATGTGTCGAGACAGGCCTTCGCCATGTCGATGCCAGTCAGGCGGGCGCCCATTGCAATCACATTGGCGTCGTTGTGCTCGCGTGCGAGTTTGGCCGACAATGGCTCAGAAACCAAAGCTGCGCGACAGGCAGGGTTGCGGTTGACTGCGATTGAAATACCGATGCCTGAGCCGCACAGCGCTACGCCAAATTGCGCGTCCCCGGCTGCGACCGCTTCTGCCAGCTTGTACCCATAATCCGGATAGTCGACCGACGATTCATCGTAGGGACCAAGGTCTGCCACGTCGTGACCGGCGCTTTGCAAATGCTCTATCAACGCAGATTTCAGCGCGATAGCGGCATGATCGGAAGCAATGGCAATACGCATGGGCCTGTCCTTCCACGCGGGTGAATCGGGATGCGCGCTCTCTAGGGTAGGTGTCTTCAAAAGGCCATGCAGAATATAGCCTCATTGGCGGCTTGACCGCGCCCTTCCACAGCTTTTATCGGGGCGGTATGACATCCGCCTTGCTCTCAATCGCCATGATTGCCGGTTTCGCGCTTCTATGGGGCGCGTGGCGGCTGTGGAAGCGCGATGGCTTGGGCCAGAAAGTCTGGCTTATGATTGCGGCGGCCTTGGTGCTGTTCGTAAATATCGCGATCTGGACCGTGCCGGACGAGCAGGGCCGGTCATTGGCGGAATCCACCGACCAGCCCAACTAAAAGATTTAGGCGGTCACTTGATCGGGCAGGCCGGGTCGAGCCGCATATCGAGATAATTGTCGACCGAGGCCATCAGCAGATCCATTTCATTTTCATAGAAATGGTTCGCGCGCGGGATTTCGTCATGGTGCACGGTGATGTGCTTCTGCGTCCGCAATTTATCGACCAGCTTTTGTACCGAATTGGGTGTCACCACCTCATCCTGGGTGCCGTGGATGATGATCCCCGATGACGGGCAGGGTGCCAGAAAGCTGAAATCATACATGTTTGCCGGCGGCGATACCGAGATAAAGCCGCGCACTTCGGGACGACGCATCAGCAATTGCATGCCAATCCACGCACCAAAGCTGAACCCAGCGATCCATGTGGTCGAGGCTTCCGGATGGAAGGCCTGGATCCAGTCGAGCGCAGCGGCTGCATCGGACAGTTCGCCTATGCCATTGTCAAATTCGCCTTCGCTGCGGCCGACGCCGCGAAAGTTGAAACGCAGCGTGGCAAAGCCGCGGTTGACGAATGTCTTGTACATCGCCTGCGTGATACGGTCGTTCATCGTGCCGCCAGCCTGCGGATGCGGGTGCAGGATCATCGCGACCGGCGCGCGCGGGCGCGGCGGCGGAGAGAAGCGGGCTTCGATACGGCCTTCGGGACCGGGAATGGCAATGGCGGGCATATGCTTGGTTCAATCGTGATATAGGGTGGGGCTGTTTCACCCTTCGGGCTAGGCAGCAGTCGATGGGCTATATAGAAGGCAAACCGAAATTCGCAACCATCACGGATGTCAGCACCCCATAATGGCGCAAGAACGTCTCTATCTGGACCATGCCGCAACGACACCGGTTCTGCCGAGTGTGCGCGCTGCGATGGCGGATGCGCTTGAGCGCTGGGCTAACCCATCTTCACCACATGGGGAGGGCAGGGCCGCGCGTGCAGCACTTGAGAACGCCCGTACGCGGATAGGCAAGGCGTTGCGTTGGGACGGTGAGATTTTGTTCACGAGCGGCGCCAGTGAGGCGATTGGACTGGCCCTAGATGGCTTTGACGCAGTGGCAAGTGCAGTAGAGCACGACGCTGTTTTGTCTGCGGTCGGTGAGGAGCCCCGGCTTTCGGTCGATGGCAATGGCCTGGTCCAGTTGGGAATTATTGCAAAAGGTCGGCGATACGCGATTCAGCAGGTCAATAACGAAACCGGAGTGATTCAGCCATTGCCCGAACTTGGTGCACGCATACGCGCAGGTGGCGGATTGCTCGTCGCAGATTGCTCGCAAGGTGCCGGAAAATTACAGCTGCCGGATGCTGATATTATAATATTATCGGCACATAAGCTGGGCGGGCCGCCTGGCCTGGGTGCTTTGCTGGTTAAGGATCTGGCATTGCTGCGGCCAACTGGAGGACAGGAAAAGGGTTACCGGCGCGGTACCGAGAATTTGCCTGCAATCCTTGGCCTAGCAGCAGCACTAGAGGCTGGATCCGATTGGCTGGTTGAAGCGAGCGCCCTTAGGACAAAATTGGAAACAGCGATCGAGTATGAGGATGGCGATGTGATTGCCAAAGGGGTGCCGCGTCTTGCCACGATTGGAAGCTACCGGATGCCGGGTGTATCGGCATCCAGCCAGTTGATTTCGTTCGATCTAGCTGGAATCTCGGTATCCGCGGGCAGTGCCTGCTCGTCCGGTACGTTGAAGGCGAGCCATGTTCTCACAGCAATGGGTTGGGACGCAAAAGCAGCCGGTGAGGTTGTTCGCGTCAGCTTTGGTCCGCAAACCAAAGAGGCAGATATCGACCGTTTCATAGCGACATGGAAAACTATCCGAGAGCGCGCACAAGCAGCATGAGCGCAAGCATCTATCTCGACTATCAGGCGACGACGCCACTCGCGTCCGAAGTGTTTGCAGCGATGGAACCTTGGTTGAAGAAGAATTTCTGGAACCCGCACAGCGTGCATGTCGGCGGACGGCAGGCGGCGGCGGCAATAGAGGCGGCGCGTGAACAAGTGGCTGCACTGCTTCCTGCGGGCGGGCGCGTGATTTTTACCAGCGGTGCGACAGAGGCGATAAACCTTGCGACCAAAGGATGCGGACTTTCAGTGACTGCATTGGCGACCGAGCATGCCGCCGCACTCGATTGTGTGGAGCATTTGGGTGGGAGCATTGTTCCAACGCGGGCTGATGGTTTGCGTGCGCACGATCCCGCTGCGCCCGGCCTGTTTGCGGCGATGTTCGTGAATAATGAGATCGGAACAATCCAGCCGATCAGCGCGATTGCCGCTTCGATCCACGAAACGGGCGGCCTGTTGCTGTGCGACGCCGTGCAGGGCTTTGGCCGGATGCCCGTACCCCATGGTCCCGACCTAATTGCCATTTCAGCGCACAAGATCCATGGTCCTAAAGGCATCGGTGCGCTTTGGGTCCGCAATGGTGTCCACCTGCAACCGCTTATCCATGGCGGCGGGCAAGAGCAGGGGCTGCGGTCTGGCACTTTGTCGCCCGCGCTCTGCGTTGGTTTTGGTGCAGCGGCAGCGCTTGCGGCCGAGCGGATGGAGGCGGACGCCAATCATGTTGAAACACTGTGGAACCGGGCGAAGGAACTTTTCACCGACTGGGAAATCAATGGCTCCGCCACGCACCGCTACAAAGGCAATCTCAACATCCGCCTCGATGGGCTGGATGTGGCCCGTCTTATGAGCGAGTGCCGCGAAGTGCTGTTTTCGGCAGGGAGCGCATGCGCCAGCGGGTCAGGGCGCCCCAGCCATGTGTTGCGTGCGATTGGTTTGAGCGACGCACAGGCGAAATCCTCTATCCGCTTGGGATTCGGGCGTTATACGACACTCGAAGAAATCGAACGCGCGGCATCATTGATCAAAGCGGCGGCAGAAAGGCAATTGGTTTGAAAGTCCATTTCATCAGCCCCGATGGCGAAACGACGCAAACGGTCGAAGCCAAGGCAGGCAGCAACCTGCTTGAGGTCGCCCAGAATGCCGGGCAACCGCTTGAAGGCACCTGCGAAGGACAGATGGCTTGCTCGACCTGCCATGTGGTTATCGCGAAAGAGTGGTTCGACAAACTCCCCGTTGCCAGCGACGACGAAGAAGACATGCTCGACCTTGCCAGTGGTGCACGCCGCACAAGCCGACTTTCGTGCCAGATTGATCTGACGGCAGAAATGGATGGGTTGGTGGTGCACATTCCCGCCGAGAGTCGGAACATGCAGGGAATTTAGCTTCCTTCACTTCCCATTCACCCAAAACCGCCTATATAGGTCGCGTTCGTTTCGGCGGACTATGGCGATAAATTGCGGCGTGCAATAGGCACAGCGGACCCGGGGGCGGTACCCGGCAGCTCCACCATAACCCCTGAAATTCAGGGGATTTTGACGGGGCTGAACTAGGATCGACGTGTGTTGAAAGACGCTGTTTTTGCCCGGCATGAATAAGCCGTGAAATGGTTCAAAACTCATAAGTGCCAACGATAACGAAGCACTTGCTCTCGCAGCATAATCTCGGGCCTCACGGTCTAGGATTATTCTAAAAGAACGCGGCCGAACCGGCCGGGCAACAGAAAGGTTACAGCGGCCGGGGCGCGCCGGGCAACAGAAGCGCCCCACTTCCCCCAAGCATTTTCAGGAAAAGTGGGAGCCGGTTTGCCGGCTTGAAAATGCGTTTCAATTGGAATCAGCAGGGCAACAAAATCTGGGGGCCTTATTCCTGCCCGAACATCTGCTGCAATTCGACTGCCTGGAGCATTTTTGCCGAAGCGAGGAAAACCGCGCCACATGTCAAGGCGAGGAAAATCCAGCCGATCTTGCCTGGATAGAGCGCCATATAATCCTGCCCTCGCTTCACCGCACCCAGTGCGAGTGGATAGGTGATCAGGAAGACCTCGGTCTTGGTTTTGATCTGGAACAGGCGGGCAAATTTTTTCATAGGTTAACACGCGTATAGGCAAACCGCGTGCCAGTTCAGCATTTCCTTAGGTATCGATGGTTAACGCTGACGCGCTTTGTAAAGCTTTTCGACAGTCAGGCCAGACAGGTCAGACCGCAGGCGTCGAGCAGGGCGCGGCGTGCTTTTTGAACCTGTTCGACAAGTGCCGCATCGCCCAGTTGATCAGGTGCGATGCTCTCCGGCCAATGCTTGGCAATCACTTCGGCCATGACGGCAAGTTTCGCTTCGTCTGCGATGAAACGCTGATCCACGGTTGCCGGGTCAGCTACCACGCGCAGACGCAAGCATGCTGGACCGCCACCATTGGCCATCGACTGACGGACATCGACCGGTATGAGTTTGCGGATCGGCCCATTCCCGGCAACATGCTCTTCGAGCCAGCCCCAGACATTCGGATTCGACTGTGCTTCGGTGGGCAGGATCAGAGCCATTCCCCCACTTTCGGGCAGAGTGACGAGTTGGGCGTTAAACAGATAGCTTTGCACCGCATCGGCCAAGCTCACCCGATCAGCTGGGACAACAACAATCTCTGTCTCCGGCATCTTTGCGCGGATTGTGGCATAGGCGGCTTCGGGATCTTCAAATGCCTGTTCATGGGTGAAGAGCACCCGTTCATTGGCGACAGCCACTACATCGTTGTGGAACGCCCCGGCAGCGATAGCGATTTCGGACTGCTGGATGAACAATGTTCGTTCCGGGTCAAGCATGTGCGCCCGTGCAATGGCCTTCGACGATTCAATATGCTGGCGGGCGGGAAAAGGACCTCCTGATTTGCCATAAACAAAGATTTCGAGGCCTGATTCACCGTGCGACGGACAAAGCCGCATGAAGTTTGCGGCCCCTTCATCGCCATAAGGGGGCGGCACTGGTCCATGGACGACGAAATGGCGTTCGTCTGCAAATGCCAGCTTCAGTTGCGCGAGCGTGCCCGTCCATTCGTGGCTGCGATGCGCCATGGTCAGCAGGTTAGCCGCCGACAAATGGCATTTACCGTCGGTCGTATCGGGTGCCGGCGAAACGGTAGCAGCGTTCGCTGCCCACATTGCCGAAGCCGAGAAGGCGGCCGCGCGGATATGTGGCTCTGCTGTCTTCATGTCGATAGCCAGGCCTGCAAGCCATTGCTTATTTGGTCGGTCGAGCGGCATGAAAAAGCCCTGCGCCAAACCTAAACGCAAATTGGTCCGCATCTTCTCCAACCCTTGCAAGGCTGCTGCGCGCGGCTGTGAAACCGCACCAGCATTGCTGGTTGCGGCCAGATTGCCCAAACTCAGCCCGGCATAATTGTGGCTGGGGCCGATAATGCCATCAAAGTTTATCTCGACGAGTGCCATGGCTTACCACCGCGGCACGAAGGTAATGGTATCGCCCGTACCAACCCCGAGATTTCTGGCGCACCGCGTATCGAGGATGACGCCGTTGTCCTGGACCTCGACCCAGCCATAGGAAGCCCGGAAATCTTCGAGAAGGCCGCGCGTGACGAGCATCTTGGTGCCGCCAGCCTTGCCTTCATGGGGATCGCCCAGCGTGTCGCTTATGGTCAGGATTTGCGCATCCTTGGCTTCGCGCACGCTGCGGATCTGGTCGGTGCGGACCGTCATGGTCGGACCACCATCAAAGATGTCAATGTAATTTTCCCAGGCAAA
Proteins encoded:
- a CDS encoding RNA methyltransferase produces the protein MSEPPIIILVRPQLGENIGKAARAMLNFGLTQMRIVNPRDGWPNPSAGPAASGADIVLEQAQVFDTLAEATADISHIYATTVRKRGVTKPVLTPQEAAGEIVTAQGRSAILFGAERSGLETDEVAAARKIITVPINPEFGSLNLAQAVILCAYEWSKHQGLASPPKVDIAPPAPQKELDGMIRHLFGLLEDRGYFFPEKRTAVTQQTLRNLLTKPGWNSLEMRTLRGVLSAFGKARQD
- the nrdR gene encoding transcriptional regulator NrdR, which produces MRCPFCGHDDSQVKDSRPTEDGAAIRRRRQCEGCGARFTTFERIQLRELTVLKTEGRREPFEREKLERSVAVACRKRPIDQARIDKLVSGIQRQLETLGETEIESAKIGEFVMEGLKGLDTVAYIRFASVYKEFAEAKDFEEFAGSVAEAAKK
- a CDS encoding zinc ribbon domain-containing protein; translation: MSQMCNECAAEISDGMKFCPKCGAKTPERLAEESFPNQAKHYVGEAADELWGATKDAFHTGKHLADTDSAKKVAGGAALGAAAALIAPVSIATGAVIGAGIVAYRHMNKKKNQEKEK
- the glyA gene encoding serine hydroxymethyltransferase, encoding MTATAANDIQPDGFFTQSLAERDPEIAGWIDKELQRQQEKIELIASENITSRAVLEATGSVLTNKYAEGYPGKRYYGGCEYVDEIETIAIERAKKLFGCGFANVQPNSGSQMNQAVFLGLLQPGDTFMGLDLAAGGHLTHGSPVNMSGKWFNPVAYGVRRDDCRVDMEEVARIAHENKPKLIIAGGTAYSRIWDWAAFRAIADEVGALLLVDMSHISGLVAGGAHPSPIPHAHVVTTTTHKSLRGPRSGVILSNDEAIAKKMNSAIFPGLQGGPLMHVVAAKAVCFAEAMRPEFKTYAANVVENARALASSLQEQGLDIVSGGTDNHSMLVDLRPKQAKGKHAEHALDRASITCNKNAIPYDTEKPFVTSGLRLGTPAGTTRGFGPAEFREIGRMIADVVEGLRKNGEAGDGQIEAKIKAEAEALCARFPIYPS
- the rpiB gene encoding ribose 5-phosphate isomerase B, with product MRIAIASDHAAIALKSALIEHLQSAGHDVADLGPYDESSVDYPDYGYKLAEAVAAGDAQFGVALCGSGIGISIAVNRNPACRAALVSEPLSAKLAREHNDANVIAMGARLTGIDMAKACLDTFLATPFAGERHARRVGKLSNPAFTKDPV
- a CDS encoding alpha/beta hydrolase → MPAIAIPGPEGRIEARFSPPPRPRAPVAMILHPHPQAGGTMNDRITQAMYKTFVNRGFATLRFNFRGVGRSEGEFDNGIGELSDAAAALDWIQAFHPEASTTWIAGFSFGAWIGMQLLMRRPEVRGFISVSPPANMYDFSFLAPCPSSGIIIHGTQDEVVTPNSVQKLVDKLRTQKHITVHHDEIPRANHFYENEMDLLMASVDNYLDMRLDPACPIK
- a CDS encoding cysteine desulfurase family protein produces the protein MAQERLYLDHAATTPVLPSVRAAMADALERWANPSSPHGEGRAARAALENARTRIGKALRWDGEILFTSGASEAIGLALDGFDAVASAVEHDAVLSAVGEEPRLSVDGNGLVQLGIIAKGRRYAIQQVNNETGVIQPLPELGARIRAGGGLLVADCSQGAGKLQLPDADIIILSAHKLGGPPGLGALLVKDLALLRPTGGQEKGYRRGTENLPAILGLAAALEAGSDWLVEASALRTKLETAIEYEDGDVIAKGVPRLATIGSYRMPGVSASSQLISFDLAGISVSAGSACSSGTLKASHVLTAMGWDAKAAGEVVRVSFGPQTKEADIDRFIATWKTIRERAQAA
- a CDS encoding cysteine desulfurase family protein; protein product: MSASIYLDYQATTPLASEVFAAMEPWLKKNFWNPHSVHVGGRQAAAAIEAAREQVAALLPAGGRVIFTSGATEAINLATKGCGLSVTALATEHAAALDCVEHLGGSIVPTRADGLRAHDPAAPGLFAAMFVNNEIGTIQPISAIAASIHETGGLLLCDAVQGFGRMPVPHGPDLIAISAHKIHGPKGIGALWVRNGVHLQPLIHGGGQEQGLRSGTLSPALCVGFGAAAALAAERMEADANHVETLWNRAKELFTDWEINGSATHRYKGNLNIRLDGLDVARLMSECREVLFSAGSACASGSGRPSHVLRAIGLSDAQAKSSIRLGFGRYTTLEEIERAASLIKAAAERQLV
- a CDS encoding 2Fe-2S iron-sulfur cluster-binding protein; translated protein: MKVHFISPDGETTQTVEAKAGSNLLEVAQNAGQPLEGTCEGQMACSTCHVVIAKEWFDKLPVASDDEEDMLDLASGARRTSRLSCQIDLTAEMDGLVVHIPAESRNMQGI
- a CDS encoding N-succinylarginine dihydrolase — encoded protein: MALVEINFDGIIGPSHNYAGLSLGNLAATSNAGAVSQPRAAALQGLEKMRTNLRLGLAQGFFMPLDRPNKQWLAGLAIDMKTAEPHIRAAAFSASAMWAANAATVSPAPDTTDGKCHLSAANLLTMAHRSHEWTGTLAQLKLAFADERHFVVHGPVPPPYGDEGAANFMRLCPSHGESGLEIFVYGKSGGPFPARQHIESSKAIARAHMLDPERTLFIQQSEIAIAAGAFHNDVVAVANERVLFTHEQAFEDPEAAYATIRAKMPETEIVVVPADRVSLADAVQSYLFNAQLVTLPESGGMALILPTEAQSNPNVWGWLEEHVAGNGPIRKLIPVDVRQSMANGGGPACLRLRVVADPATVDQRFIADEAKLAVMAEVIAKHWPESIAPDQLGDAALVEQVQKARRALLDACGLTCLA